A single Alteribacter lacisalsi DNA region contains:
- the glyA gene encoding serine hydroxymethyltransferase, producing the protein MTHIKKQDDDVFKAMNNELERQQENIELIASENFVSEAVMEAQGSVLTNKYAEGYPAKRYYGGCEHVDVVENIARDRAKRLFGADHVNVQPHSGAQANMAVYYTILDQGDTVLGMNLNHGGHLTHGSPVNFSGKQYNFVDYGVDKDKQVIDYDDVRAKAIEHKPKLIVAGASAYPRSIDFSKFREIADEVDAYLMVDMAHIAGLVAAGLHPNPVPHADFVTTTTHKTLRGPRGGMILCKEEYAKKIDKAIFPGLQGGPLMHVIAAKAVALGEALGDEFTGYAKKVTENAAVLAETLKEEGVNLVSGGTDNHLVLLDLQSLGITGKVAEEALDDVKITTNKNTIPFDPESPFVTSGLRLGTAAVTSRGFGKDEMKQVGKIMAAVLKNHDKEDVLNAAREDVVKLTSGFPLYK; encoded by the coding sequence ATGACACATATCAAGAAACAGGACGATGACGTGTTTAAGGCAATGAACAATGAACTGGAGCGCCAGCAGGAGAACATCGAGCTGATCGCATCAGAGAACTTTGTTTCGGAAGCAGTGATGGAAGCGCAGGGATCTGTGCTGACGAATAAATACGCCGAAGGTTATCCGGCGAAACGCTATTATGGCGGATGTGAGCATGTGGACGTGGTCGAGAATATTGCCCGCGACCGTGCCAAGCGCCTGTTCGGTGCCGATCATGTTAACGTCCAGCCTCACTCCGGGGCCCAGGCGAACATGGCAGTTTATTATACGATTCTGGACCAGGGTGACACCGTGCTCGGCATGAACCTCAATCATGGAGGACATCTGACTCACGGAAGCCCTGTCAACTTCAGCGGCAAGCAGTATAACTTTGTGGACTACGGTGTGGATAAGGATAAGCAGGTGATCGATTATGATGACGTTCGTGCGAAAGCGATTGAGCACAAGCCGAAACTGATCGTAGCCGGAGCCAGTGCGTATCCACGCAGTATTGATTTCTCGAAATTCCGTGAGATTGCTGACGAAGTGGACGCTTACCTGATGGTGGACATGGCACATATCGCCGGTCTCGTTGCTGCCGGTCTTCACCCGAACCCGGTACCGCACGCCGACTTTGTGACCACCACTACGCACAAAACCCTCCGCGGCCCCCGCGGGGGAATGATTCTTTGCAAAGAGGAGTATGCAAAGAAGATTGACAAAGCTATTTTCCCGGGTCTTCAGGGCGGTCCGCTTATGCACGTGATCGCAGCGAAGGCTGTTGCCCTTGGCGAAGCACTCGGCGATGAGTTTACCGGCTACGCGAAAAAAGTAACTGAAAACGCTGCTGTTCTTGCTGAAACCCTGAAAGAAGAAGGCGTCAACCTTGTATCCGGCGGCACGGACAACCACCTTGTCCTGCTGGATCTGCAGAGCCTCGGCATTACCGGTAAAGTGGCGGAGGAAGCTCTTGACGACGTGAAAATTACCACGAACAAAAACACGATTCCATTTGATCCGGAAAGTCCGTTCGTGACAAGCGGTCTTCGTCTCGGTACTGCTGCAGTAACATCCCGCGGTTTTGGAAAAGACGAAATGAAACAGGTCGGAAAAATCATGGCCGCAGTTCTGAAAAACCACGATAAAGAAGACGTCCTGA
- a CDS encoding TIGR01440 family protein, protein MKIEPARLTEDLTTALRDLQKQAGFRPGQIVVVGTSTSEVKGEHIGTAGAMEIAGALWEAFDLFRRETGVHLVFQCCEHLNRALVIEEEAAAEWRLDNQVSAIPMPKAGGSMASFAYRQMNRPVLVENLQAHGGVDIGDTLIGMHLRPVAVPVRSPIKAVGEAHLTLARTRPKLIGGERAVYKVPQDGTFCD, encoded by the coding sequence ATGAAAATCGAACCGGCTCGACTAACGGAAGACCTGACAACAGCGCTTCGGGATTTGCAGAAACAGGCAGGCTTTCGCCCCGGTCAAATCGTGGTAGTGGGGACGAGTACGAGTGAAGTGAAGGGCGAGCATATCGGTACGGCCGGCGCCATGGAAATCGCCGGCGCCCTTTGGGAAGCGTTTGACCTGTTCCGCCGGGAAACCGGCGTTCATCTGGTGTTTCAGTGCTGCGAGCATTTAAACCGCGCTCTTGTGATTGAAGAGGAGGCGGCCGCGGAATGGCGTCTTGATAACCAGGTGTCGGCCATCCCGATGCCGAAAGCCGGGGGCTCCATGGCCTCCTTTGCGTATCGTCAGATGAACCGCCCCGTTCTGGTGGAAAACCTGCAGGCCCACGGCGGAGTCGACATCGGTGATACACTGATCGGCATGCATCTCCGACCGGTAGCGGTACCGGTCAGAAGCCCGATCAAGGCAGTCGGAGAAGCGCACCTGACTCTCGCCCGCACCAGGCCGAAGCTGATCGGCGGCGAACGAGCAGTATATAAAGTACCGCAAGACGGCACGTTTTGTGACTGA
- the rpiB gene encoding ribose 5-phosphate isomerase B gives MKVAIGSDHGGRNLKEEIKSLMDELGITYTDVGCDCSDSVDYPDYGIPAAEMVANGEVDRGIVICGTGIGMSIAANKVKGIRCALVHDLFSAKATREHNDSNVLSMGERVIGPGLAREIAKVWLTTEFEGGRHATRIGKIASYEN, from the coding sequence ATGAAAGTAGCAATCGGATCAGACCACGGCGGAAGAAATCTGAAAGAAGAAATAAAATCACTCATGGACGAGCTTGGTATTACCTACACGGACGTAGGCTGTGACTGCAGCGACTCAGTCGATTACCCTGACTACGGCATTCCTGCTGCCGAAATGGTAGCAAACGGGGAAGTGGACCGGGGAATCGTGATATGCGGAACAGGCATCGGTATGAGCATTGCCGCCAACAAAGTGAAAGGCATCCGCTGCGCGCTGGTGCATGATCTGTTCAGCGCAAAAGCCACCCGGGAACATAACGACAGCAACGTTCTTTCCATGGGTGAGCGGGTGATTGGACCGGGACTGGCCAGAGAAATCGCAAAAGTATGGCTAACCACGGAATTTGAAGGCGGACGCCACGCCACCCGGATCGGAAAAATCGCCAGCTACGAAAACTGA
- a CDS encoding low molecular weight protein arginine phosphatase — protein MKNILFVCTGNTCRSPAAEAVYRKKAKEASLETDVKSAGMYGMPGMGLSQGSRNALDERNIPHSHQSQTVTEELLDWADLVLTMTQDHKRRLIEQFPHMNKIVYTLKEYAYDTSENREKKRMLDREAAELEMKRVRFINDNQDKVEEYNATGDLVKQQELERELLEEIRPHQEAIDQILQDYPSIDVVDPFGGSDQIYRDTLSEIEEAVDRLVEKLKQGD, from the coding sequence ATGAAAAATATATTGTTTGTATGTACCGGCAACACGTGCCGGAGCCCTGCAGCAGAAGCTGTGTACAGGAAAAAAGCGAAAGAGGCTTCGCTTGAAACGGATGTGAAATCGGCAGGCATGTACGGCATGCCGGGGATGGGGCTTTCACAAGGCTCGCGGAACGCCCTGGACGAACGAAACATCCCCCATTCCCATCAATCCCAAACCGTAACAGAAGAACTTCTCGACTGGGCGGATCTTGTACTGACGATGACACAGGACCACAAACGACGGCTGATTGAGCAGTTTCCCCATATGAACAAGATCGTCTATACGTTAAAGGAATATGCCTACGACACCTCTGAGAACCGGGAAAAAAAGCGGATGCTCGACCGGGAGGCAGCTGAACTTGAGATGAAACGGGTCCGCTTTATCAACGACAACCAGGACAAAGTGGAAGAGTATAATGCCACTGGAGACTTAGTCAAACAGCAGGAGCTGGAGCGAGAGCTGTTAGAGGAGATCAGACCTCATCAGGAAGCGATTGATCAGATCCTACAGGACTATCCGTCAATCGATGTGGTCGACCCGTTCGGAGGAAGCGATCAGATCTACAGAGACACGCTTTCTGAAATTGAGGAAGCGGTGGATCGGCTGGTGGAAAAACTGAAACAGGGTGACTGA